One Hippoglossus hippoglossus isolate fHipHip1 chromosome 5, fHipHip1.pri, whole genome shotgun sequence genomic window carries:
- the nek4 gene encoding serine/threonine-protein kinase Nek4 isoform X4 codes for MMNNYIFIRVVGKGSYGEVHLVKHRSDRKQYVIKKLNLTTSSKRERRAAEQEAQLLSQLRHPNIVTYRESWEGDDCQLYIAMGFCEGGDLYHRLKQQKGELLPEKQVVEWFVQIAMALQYLHERNILHRDLKTQNIFLTKTNIIKVGDLGIARVLENQNDMASTLIGTPYYMSPELFSNKPYNHKSDVWALGCCVYEMSTLKHAFNAKDMNSLVYRIVEGKLPQMPSRYDPQLGDLIKSMLCKRPEDRPDVKLILRQPYIKRQIAMFLEATKEKTAMSRKKAVSSPGVCRNNSESSVVSSQPKSKRQPRSPQPEPLVNVKRKEDKSQQSEVYNGVTDSTPGQTTPPPKPPSPDASLATISNINIDFQGQEDEDQSKRQVHRPQSAGDEHVTRSVHKDSKRRGKPDPSPPVSPVKLPLKSVSGVVSRGGDERRAPNGLLDIQPRATPKPGDTFSVLGEKQMSDVDDKDDTMELLQEAHMQKPKLEVEKEAAPSVTESRSAHKSKTETVGVGVEVNMDNKGDTINLLKGDPTQHLHASDTQENLESTEKLLEPFNPTLEPEIEPSPLPVKKPGPIKDTRGTHGDQDKVAASRPLPPPPVESRAVEERKRSKRSTEGKKPDVAATSTPDRPLSARERRRLRQSHECSIQPGVDPVRRASYDVTSTKAECYNAPVTSRSVSDTMPGTISKQDKLQEQRSDDDECSSSTSSTERSEGDCRERKTESSDMQDLVLMMTQTLRMDVGDGVSEVDKSRFGSTTLPEFKLNRRYRDTLMLHGKAREEAENLSVGEIRMEGSPSGPAKIRRAIEQLRTDVVKGLGVKLLDKVLEIMEEEDDAIRELCLRDQMGDEKYQAYAVMVRQLKFFEDIAFKV; via the exons ATGATGAATAACTATATCTTCATCAGGGTCGTGGGGAAGGGCAGCTATGGAGAGGTGCACCTGGTGAAACACAGGTCCGACCGAAAACAG TATGTTATTAAGAAGCTGAATCTAACCACCTCCTCCAAGCGGGAGCGGCGTGCTGCAGAGCAAGAGGCGCAGCTTCTGTCCCAGCTGCGACATCCAAACATTGTGACCTACAGGGAGTCGTGGGAAGGAGACGACTGTCAGCTCTACATTGCGATGGGTTTCTGTGAAGGTGGTGACCTCTATCACCGACTTAAACAGCAGAAGGGGGAGCTGCTCCCCGAGAAGCAGGTGGTGGAGTGGTTCGTCCAGATAGCGATGGCACTCCAG TACCTGCACGAGAGGAACATTCTCCACAGAGACCTCAAAACACAGAACATCTTCTTGACAAAGACCAACATCATCAAAGTCGGGGACCTTGGCATTGCACGAGTATTGGAGAACCAGAATGACATGGCCAGCACGCTCATAGGGACGCCATACTACATGAGTCCTGAGCTCTTCTCCAATAAACCCTATAACCACAAG TCAGATGTGTGGGCCCTGGGCTGCTGTGTGTATGAAATGTCCACACTTAAACATGCCTTCAATGCCAAGGACATGAACTCACTGGTTTATCGCATAGTAGAAGGAAAG CTGCCACAGATGCCCAGTAGATATGACCCCCAGCTGGGAGATTTGATCAAGAGCATGCTGTGTAAGAGACCCGAAGATCGGCCTGATGTCAAACTTATCCTCCGCCAGCCCTACATCAAAAGACAAATTGCCATGTTCCTTGAGGCCACCAAAGA GAAAACTGCCATGTCAAGAAAGAAAGCTGTCAGCAGCCCTGGTGTTTGCAGAAACAACAGTGAATCGTCTGTGGTATCATCTCAGCCAAAATCTAAGAGACAGCCTCGGAGTCCTCAGCCGGAACCTCTTGTCAATGTGAAACGG AAAGAAGATAAATCACAGCAGTCTGAAGTTTATAATGGCGTCACCGACTCTACTCCAGGCCAAACAACTCCACCACCCAAACCTCCTTCACCTGATGCATCTCTGGCAACTATCAGCAACATCAATATTGATTTCCAAGGGCAGGAGGATGAGGACCAGTCGAAGAGGCAGGTGCACAGGCCGCAGTCGGCAGGTGATGAACATGTGACTCGCAGCGTGCACAAAGACAGCAAGAGAAGAGGGAAACCAGATCcttctccccctgtctcccccgTTAAGCTCCCTCTGAAGTCTGTATCAGGTGTTGTCAGCAGGGGAGGAGACGAGAGACGGGCACCCAACGGATTGTTAGACATTCAGCCACGGGCCACGCCAAAGCCCGgggatacattttctgttttggggGAGAAGCAGATGTCAGATGTGGATGATAAGGATGATACCATGGAGTTACTTCAAGAGGCTCACATGCAGAAGCCAAAACTAGAAGTCGAGAAAGAGGCTGCTCCTTCTGTCACTGAGAGCAGATCTGCACACAAATCTAAAACAGAAACTGTCGGAGTGGGTGTGGAAGTGAATATGGACAATAAAGGTGACACCATTAATCTTCTCAAGGGGGATCCAACTCAACACCTACATGCCTCAGACACCCAA GAAAATTTAGAATCTACTGAAAAGCTGTTAGAGCCGTTCAATCCAACACTG gAGCCCGAGATTGAGCCATCTCCCTTACCAGTGAAAAAGCCAGGACCGATCAAGGACACGAGAGGGACACATGGGGATCAGGACAAG GTGGCTGCTTCTAGACCTTTACCTCCACCTCCTGttgagagcagagctgtggaggagaggaagaggagcaagaggagcaCAGAGGGCAAGAAACCTGACGTGGCTGCGACGTCCACACCA GATCGTCCTTTGTCCgccagagagagaaggagactgAGACAGTCCCATGAATGTTCCATTCAACCAG GTGTTGATCCTGTAAGAAGAGCTTCTTATGATGTCACCTCTACTAAGGCTGAGTGCTACAATGCCCCAGTCACCAGTAGATCTGTGTCAGACACTATGCCTGGGACCATCAGTAAG CAAGATAAGTTGCAGGAGCAAAGGTCAGATGATGATGAATGCAGCTCATCCACGAGTTCCACAGAGCGTTCGGAGGGAGACTGCAGGGAGAG GAAGACTGAGTCCAGCGACATGCAGGATTTAGTCCTTATGATGACACAAACATTGAGAATGGATGTCGGAGATGGTGTGAGCGAGGTGGACAAAAGCAGATTTGGTTCTACTACACTGCCAGAATTTAAACTGAACAGGCGGTATCGGGACACCCTGATGCTTCATGGGAAGGCacgagaggaagcagagaaCTTGTCAGTCGGTGAAATACGAATGG AGGGCTCCCCATCTGGCCCAGCCAAGATAAGGAGAGCCATAGAACAACTGAGGACAGATGTGGTGAAGGGCCTGGGGGTCAAGCTGCTGGACAAAGTGCTGGAaatcatggaggaggaggatgacgcCATACGAGAA CTTTGCCTTCGTGACCAGATGGGTGATGAGAAATACCAAGCGTACGCTGTGATGGTGAGGCAGCTGAAATTCTTTGAGGACATTGCCTTCAAGGTTTAA
- the spcs1 gene encoding signal peptidase complex subunit 1, whose translation MLSIFKSIPSHMDYKGQKLAEQIFQGIILISAVIGFVYGLIIEQFGWTVYIVLGGFAVSCVLTLPPWPMYRQNPLSWQPALPEICGESSQKPQESLKKKKHK comes from the exons ATGTTGTCTATATTCAAGTCCATCCCCTCGCACATG gatTACAAAGGCCAGAAGTTGGCTGAACAGATTTTCCAAGGAATCATACTCATCTCAGCG GTGATTGGCTTCGTGTACGGTCTGATCATTGAACAGTTTGGCTGGACAGTGTACATTGTCTTAGGCGGCTTTGCTGTGTCCTGTGTG TTGACCCTGCCTCCGTGGCCCATGTACAGACAGAATCCTCTGTCCTGGCAGCCAGCATTACCAGAGATCTGCGGGGAGTCCAGCCAGAAGCCTCAGGAAAGcctcaagaagaagaagcacaagTAG
- the nek4 gene encoding serine/threonine-protein kinase Nek4 isoform X2, with protein MMNNYIFIRVVGKGSYGEVHLVKHRSDRKQYVIKKLNLTTSSKRERRAAEQEAQLLSQLRHPNIVTYRESWEGDDCQLYIAMGFCEGGDLYHRLKQQKGELLPEKQVVEWFVQIAMALQYLHERNILHRDLKTQNIFLTKTNIIKVGDLGIARVLENQNDMASTLIGTPYYMSPELFSNKPYNHKSDVWALGCCVYEMSTLKHAFNAKDMNSLVYRIVEGKLPQMPSRYDPQLGDLIKSMLCKRPEDRPDVKLILRQPYIKRQIAMFLEATKEKTAMSRKKAVSSPGVCRNNSESSVVSSQPKSKRQPRSPQPEPLVNVKRKEDKSQQSEVYNGVTDSTPGQTTPPPKPPSPDASLATISNINIDFQGQEDEDQSKRQVHRPQSAGDEHVTRSVHKDSKRRGKPDPSPPVSPVKLPLKSVSGVVSRGGDERRAPNGLLDIQPRATPKPGDTFSVLGEKQMSDVDDKDDTMELLQEAHMQKPKLEVEKEAAPSVTESRSAHKSKTETVGVGVEVNMDNKGDTINLLKGDPTQHLHASDTQENLESTEKLLEPFNPTLEPEIEPSPLPVKKPGPIKDTRGTHGDQDKVAASRPLPPPPVESRAVEERKRSKRSTEGKKPDVAATSTPVSSFKKGLLPLPQDRPLSARERRRLRQSHECSIQPGVDPVRRASYDVTSTKAECYNAPVTSRSVSDTMPGTISKQDKLQEQRSDDDECSSSTSSTERSEGDCRERKTESSDMQDLVLMMTQTLRMDVGDGVSEVDKSRFGSTTLPEFKLNRRYRDTLMLHGKAREEAENLSVGEIRMEGSPSGPAKIRRAIEQLRTDVVKGLGVKLLDKVLEIMEEEDDAIRELCLRDQMGDEKYQAYAVMVRQLKFFEDIAFKV; from the exons ATGATGAATAACTATATCTTCATCAGGGTCGTGGGGAAGGGCAGCTATGGAGAGGTGCACCTGGTGAAACACAGGTCCGACCGAAAACAG TATGTTATTAAGAAGCTGAATCTAACCACCTCCTCCAAGCGGGAGCGGCGTGCTGCAGAGCAAGAGGCGCAGCTTCTGTCCCAGCTGCGACATCCAAACATTGTGACCTACAGGGAGTCGTGGGAAGGAGACGACTGTCAGCTCTACATTGCGATGGGTTTCTGTGAAGGTGGTGACCTCTATCACCGACTTAAACAGCAGAAGGGGGAGCTGCTCCCCGAGAAGCAGGTGGTGGAGTGGTTCGTCCAGATAGCGATGGCACTCCAG TACCTGCACGAGAGGAACATTCTCCACAGAGACCTCAAAACACAGAACATCTTCTTGACAAAGACCAACATCATCAAAGTCGGGGACCTTGGCATTGCACGAGTATTGGAGAACCAGAATGACATGGCCAGCACGCTCATAGGGACGCCATACTACATGAGTCCTGAGCTCTTCTCCAATAAACCCTATAACCACAAG TCAGATGTGTGGGCCCTGGGCTGCTGTGTGTATGAAATGTCCACACTTAAACATGCCTTCAATGCCAAGGACATGAACTCACTGGTTTATCGCATAGTAGAAGGAAAG CTGCCACAGATGCCCAGTAGATATGACCCCCAGCTGGGAGATTTGATCAAGAGCATGCTGTGTAAGAGACCCGAAGATCGGCCTGATGTCAAACTTATCCTCCGCCAGCCCTACATCAAAAGACAAATTGCCATGTTCCTTGAGGCCACCAAAGA GAAAACTGCCATGTCAAGAAAGAAAGCTGTCAGCAGCCCTGGTGTTTGCAGAAACAACAGTGAATCGTCTGTGGTATCATCTCAGCCAAAATCTAAGAGACAGCCTCGGAGTCCTCAGCCGGAACCTCTTGTCAATGTGAAACGG AAAGAAGATAAATCACAGCAGTCTGAAGTTTATAATGGCGTCACCGACTCTACTCCAGGCCAAACAACTCCACCACCCAAACCTCCTTCACCTGATGCATCTCTGGCAACTATCAGCAACATCAATATTGATTTCCAAGGGCAGGAGGATGAGGACCAGTCGAAGAGGCAGGTGCACAGGCCGCAGTCGGCAGGTGATGAACATGTGACTCGCAGCGTGCACAAAGACAGCAAGAGAAGAGGGAAACCAGATCcttctccccctgtctcccccgTTAAGCTCCCTCTGAAGTCTGTATCAGGTGTTGTCAGCAGGGGAGGAGACGAGAGACGGGCACCCAACGGATTGTTAGACATTCAGCCACGGGCCACGCCAAAGCCCGgggatacattttctgttttggggGAGAAGCAGATGTCAGATGTGGATGATAAGGATGATACCATGGAGTTACTTCAAGAGGCTCACATGCAGAAGCCAAAACTAGAAGTCGAGAAAGAGGCTGCTCCTTCTGTCACTGAGAGCAGATCTGCACACAAATCTAAAACAGAAACTGTCGGAGTGGGTGTGGAAGTGAATATGGACAATAAAGGTGACACCATTAATCTTCTCAAGGGGGATCCAACTCAACACCTACATGCCTCAGACACCCAA GAAAATTTAGAATCTACTGAAAAGCTGTTAGAGCCGTTCAATCCAACACTG gAGCCCGAGATTGAGCCATCTCCCTTACCAGTGAAAAAGCCAGGACCGATCAAGGACACGAGAGGGACACATGGGGATCAGGACAAG GTGGCTGCTTCTAGACCTTTACCTCCACCTCCTGttgagagcagagctgtggaggagaggaagaggagcaagaggagcaCAGAGGGCAAGAAACCTGACGTGGCTGCGACGTCCACACCAGTGAGTTCCTTTAAGAAGGGATTGTTACCACTGCCACAG GATCGTCCTTTGTCCgccagagagagaaggagactgAGACAGTCCCATGAATGTTCCATTCAACCAG GTGTTGATCCTGTAAGAAGAGCTTCTTATGATGTCACCTCTACTAAGGCTGAGTGCTACAATGCCCCAGTCACCAGTAGATCTGTGTCAGACACTATGCCTGGGACCATCAGTAAG CAAGATAAGTTGCAGGAGCAAAGGTCAGATGATGATGAATGCAGCTCATCCACGAGTTCCACAGAGCGTTCGGAGGGAGACTGCAGGGAGAG GAAGACTGAGTCCAGCGACATGCAGGATTTAGTCCTTATGATGACACAAACATTGAGAATGGATGTCGGAGATGGTGTGAGCGAGGTGGACAAAAGCAGATTTGGTTCTACTACACTGCCAGAATTTAAACTGAACAGGCGGTATCGGGACACCCTGATGCTTCATGGGAAGGCacgagaggaagcagagaaCTTGTCAGTCGGTGAAATACGAATGG AGGGCTCCCCATCTGGCCCAGCCAAGATAAGGAGAGCCATAGAACAACTGAGGACAGATGTGGTGAAGGGCCTGGGGGTCAAGCTGCTGGACAAAGTGCTGGAaatcatggaggaggaggatgacgcCATACGAGAA CTTTGCCTTCGTGACCAGATGGGTGATGAGAAATACCAAGCGTACGCTGTGATGGTGAGGCAGCTGAAATTCTTTGAGGACATTGCCTTCAAGGTTTAA
- the nek4 gene encoding serine/threonine-protein kinase Nek4 isoform X1: MMNNYIFIRVVGKGSYGEVHLVKHRSDRKQYVIKKLNLTTSSKRERRAAEQEAQLLSQLRHPNIVTYRESWEGDDCQLYIAMGFCEGGDLYHRLKQQKGELLPEKQVVEWFVQIAMALQYLHERNILHRDLKTQNIFLTKTNIIKVGDLGIARVLENQNDMASTLIGTPYYMSPELFSNKPYNHKSDVWALGCCVYEMSTLKHAFNAKDMNSLVYRIVEGKLPQMPSRYDPQLGDLIKSMLCKRPEDRPDVKLILRQPYIKRQIAMFLEATKEKTAMSRKKAVSSPGVCRNNSESSVVSSQPKSKRQPRSPQPEPLVNVKRKEDKSQQSEVYNGVTDSTPGQTTPPPKPPSPDASLATISNINIDFQGQEDEDQSKRQVHRPQSAGDEHVTRSVHKDSKRRGKPDPSPPVSPVKLPLKSVSGVVSRGGDERRAPNGLLDIQPRATPKPGDTFSVLGEKQMSDVDDKDDTMELLQEAHMQKPKLEVEKEAAPSVTESRSAHKSKTETVGVGVEVNMDNKGDTINLLKGDPTQHLHASDTQENLESTEKLLEPFNPTLEPEIEPSPLPVKKPGPIKDTRGTHGDQDKVAASRPLPPPPVESRAVEERKRSKRSTEGKKPDVAATSTPVSSFKKGLLPLPQVRDRPLSARERRRLRQSHECSIQPGVDPVRRASYDVTSTKAECYNAPVTSRSVSDTMPGTISKQDKLQEQRSDDDECSSSTSSTERSEGDCRERKTESSDMQDLVLMMTQTLRMDVGDGVSEVDKSRFGSTTLPEFKLNRRYRDTLMLHGKAREEAENLSVGEIRMEGSPSGPAKIRRAIEQLRTDVVKGLGVKLLDKVLEIMEEEDDAIRELCLRDQMGDEKYQAYAVMVRQLKFFEDIAFKV, encoded by the exons ATGATGAATAACTATATCTTCATCAGGGTCGTGGGGAAGGGCAGCTATGGAGAGGTGCACCTGGTGAAACACAGGTCCGACCGAAAACAG TATGTTATTAAGAAGCTGAATCTAACCACCTCCTCCAAGCGGGAGCGGCGTGCTGCAGAGCAAGAGGCGCAGCTTCTGTCCCAGCTGCGACATCCAAACATTGTGACCTACAGGGAGTCGTGGGAAGGAGACGACTGTCAGCTCTACATTGCGATGGGTTTCTGTGAAGGTGGTGACCTCTATCACCGACTTAAACAGCAGAAGGGGGAGCTGCTCCCCGAGAAGCAGGTGGTGGAGTGGTTCGTCCAGATAGCGATGGCACTCCAG TACCTGCACGAGAGGAACATTCTCCACAGAGACCTCAAAACACAGAACATCTTCTTGACAAAGACCAACATCATCAAAGTCGGGGACCTTGGCATTGCACGAGTATTGGAGAACCAGAATGACATGGCCAGCACGCTCATAGGGACGCCATACTACATGAGTCCTGAGCTCTTCTCCAATAAACCCTATAACCACAAG TCAGATGTGTGGGCCCTGGGCTGCTGTGTGTATGAAATGTCCACACTTAAACATGCCTTCAATGCCAAGGACATGAACTCACTGGTTTATCGCATAGTAGAAGGAAAG CTGCCACAGATGCCCAGTAGATATGACCCCCAGCTGGGAGATTTGATCAAGAGCATGCTGTGTAAGAGACCCGAAGATCGGCCTGATGTCAAACTTATCCTCCGCCAGCCCTACATCAAAAGACAAATTGCCATGTTCCTTGAGGCCACCAAAGA GAAAACTGCCATGTCAAGAAAGAAAGCTGTCAGCAGCCCTGGTGTTTGCAGAAACAACAGTGAATCGTCTGTGGTATCATCTCAGCCAAAATCTAAGAGACAGCCTCGGAGTCCTCAGCCGGAACCTCTTGTCAATGTGAAACGG AAAGAAGATAAATCACAGCAGTCTGAAGTTTATAATGGCGTCACCGACTCTACTCCAGGCCAAACAACTCCACCACCCAAACCTCCTTCACCTGATGCATCTCTGGCAACTATCAGCAACATCAATATTGATTTCCAAGGGCAGGAGGATGAGGACCAGTCGAAGAGGCAGGTGCACAGGCCGCAGTCGGCAGGTGATGAACATGTGACTCGCAGCGTGCACAAAGACAGCAAGAGAAGAGGGAAACCAGATCcttctccccctgtctcccccgTTAAGCTCCCTCTGAAGTCTGTATCAGGTGTTGTCAGCAGGGGAGGAGACGAGAGACGGGCACCCAACGGATTGTTAGACATTCAGCCACGGGCCACGCCAAAGCCCGgggatacattttctgttttggggGAGAAGCAGATGTCAGATGTGGATGATAAGGATGATACCATGGAGTTACTTCAAGAGGCTCACATGCAGAAGCCAAAACTAGAAGTCGAGAAAGAGGCTGCTCCTTCTGTCACTGAGAGCAGATCTGCACACAAATCTAAAACAGAAACTGTCGGAGTGGGTGTGGAAGTGAATATGGACAATAAAGGTGACACCATTAATCTTCTCAAGGGGGATCCAACTCAACACCTACATGCCTCAGACACCCAA GAAAATTTAGAATCTACTGAAAAGCTGTTAGAGCCGTTCAATCCAACACTG gAGCCCGAGATTGAGCCATCTCCCTTACCAGTGAAAAAGCCAGGACCGATCAAGGACACGAGAGGGACACATGGGGATCAGGACAAG GTGGCTGCTTCTAGACCTTTACCTCCACCTCCTGttgagagcagagctgtggaggagaggaagaggagcaagaggagcaCAGAGGGCAAGAAACCTGACGTGGCTGCGACGTCCACACCAGTGAGTTCCTTTAAGAAGGGATTGTTACCACTGCCACAGGTGAGG GATCGTCCTTTGTCCgccagagagagaaggagactgAGACAGTCCCATGAATGTTCCATTCAACCAG GTGTTGATCCTGTAAGAAGAGCTTCTTATGATGTCACCTCTACTAAGGCTGAGTGCTACAATGCCCCAGTCACCAGTAGATCTGTGTCAGACACTATGCCTGGGACCATCAGTAAG CAAGATAAGTTGCAGGAGCAAAGGTCAGATGATGATGAATGCAGCTCATCCACGAGTTCCACAGAGCGTTCGGAGGGAGACTGCAGGGAGAG GAAGACTGAGTCCAGCGACATGCAGGATTTAGTCCTTATGATGACACAAACATTGAGAATGGATGTCGGAGATGGTGTGAGCGAGGTGGACAAAAGCAGATTTGGTTCTACTACACTGCCAGAATTTAAACTGAACAGGCGGTATCGGGACACCCTGATGCTTCATGGGAAGGCacgagaggaagcagagaaCTTGTCAGTCGGTGAAATACGAATGG AGGGCTCCCCATCTGGCCCAGCCAAGATAAGGAGAGCCATAGAACAACTGAGGACAGATGTGGTGAAGGGCCTGGGGGTCAAGCTGCTGGACAAAGTGCTGGAaatcatggaggaggaggatgacgcCATACGAGAA CTTTGCCTTCGTGACCAGATGGGTGATGAGAAATACCAAGCGTACGCTGTGATGGTGAGGCAGCTGAAATTCTTTGAGGACATTGCCTTCAAGGTTTAA
- the nek4 gene encoding serine/threonine-protein kinase Nek4 isoform X3, which produces MMNNYIFIRVVGKGSYGEVHLVKHRSDRKQYVIKKLNLTTSSKRERRAAEQEAQLLSQLRHPNIVTYRESWEGDDCQLYIAMGFCEGGDLYHRLKQQKGELLPEKQVVEWFVQIAMALQYLHERNILHRDLKTQNIFLTKTNIIKVGDLGIARVLENQNDMASTLIGTPYYMSPELFSNKPYNHKSDVWALGCCVYEMSTLKHAFNAKDMNSLVYRIVEGKLPQMPSRYDPQLGDLIKSMLCKRPEDRPDVKLILRQPYIKRQIAMFLEATKEKTAMSRKKAVSSPGVCRNNSESSVVSSQPKSKRQPRSPQPEPLVNKEDKSQQSEVYNGVTDSTPGQTTPPPKPPSPDASLATISNINIDFQGQEDEDQSKRQVHRPQSAGDEHVTRSVHKDSKRRGKPDPSPPVSPVKLPLKSVSGVVSRGGDERRAPNGLLDIQPRATPKPGDTFSVLGEKQMSDVDDKDDTMELLQEAHMQKPKLEVEKEAAPSVTESRSAHKSKTETVGVGVEVNMDNKGDTINLLKGDPTQHLHASDTQENLESTEKLLEPFNPTLEPEIEPSPLPVKKPGPIKDTRGTHGDQDKVAASRPLPPPPVESRAVEERKRSKRSTEGKKPDVAATSTPVSSFKKGLLPLPQVRDRPLSARERRRLRQSHECSIQPGVDPVRRASYDVTSTKAECYNAPVTSRSVSDTMPGTISKQDKLQEQRSDDDECSSSTSSTERSEGDCRERKTESSDMQDLVLMMTQTLRMDVGDGVSEVDKSRFGSTTLPEFKLNRRYRDTLMLHGKAREEAENLSVGEIRMEGSPSGPAKIRRAIEQLRTDVVKGLGVKLLDKVLEIMEEEDDAIRELCLRDQMGDEKYQAYAVMVRQLKFFEDIAFKV; this is translated from the exons ATGATGAATAACTATATCTTCATCAGGGTCGTGGGGAAGGGCAGCTATGGAGAGGTGCACCTGGTGAAACACAGGTCCGACCGAAAACAG TATGTTATTAAGAAGCTGAATCTAACCACCTCCTCCAAGCGGGAGCGGCGTGCTGCAGAGCAAGAGGCGCAGCTTCTGTCCCAGCTGCGACATCCAAACATTGTGACCTACAGGGAGTCGTGGGAAGGAGACGACTGTCAGCTCTACATTGCGATGGGTTTCTGTGAAGGTGGTGACCTCTATCACCGACTTAAACAGCAGAAGGGGGAGCTGCTCCCCGAGAAGCAGGTGGTGGAGTGGTTCGTCCAGATAGCGATGGCACTCCAG TACCTGCACGAGAGGAACATTCTCCACAGAGACCTCAAAACACAGAACATCTTCTTGACAAAGACCAACATCATCAAAGTCGGGGACCTTGGCATTGCACGAGTATTGGAGAACCAGAATGACATGGCCAGCACGCTCATAGGGACGCCATACTACATGAGTCCTGAGCTCTTCTCCAATAAACCCTATAACCACAAG TCAGATGTGTGGGCCCTGGGCTGCTGTGTGTATGAAATGTCCACACTTAAACATGCCTTCAATGCCAAGGACATGAACTCACTGGTTTATCGCATAGTAGAAGGAAAG CTGCCACAGATGCCCAGTAGATATGACCCCCAGCTGGGAGATTTGATCAAGAGCATGCTGTGTAAGAGACCCGAAGATCGGCCTGATGTCAAACTTATCCTCCGCCAGCCCTACATCAAAAGACAAATTGCCATGTTCCTTGAGGCCACCAAAGA GAAAACTGCCATGTCAAGAAAGAAAGCTGTCAGCAGCCCTGGTGTTTGCAGAAACAACAGTGAATCGTCTGTGGTATCATCTCAGCCAAAATCTAAGAGACAGCCTCGGAGTCCTCAGCCGGAACCTCTTGTCAAT AAAGAAGATAAATCACAGCAGTCTGAAGTTTATAATGGCGTCACCGACTCTACTCCAGGCCAAACAACTCCACCACCCAAACCTCCTTCACCTGATGCATCTCTGGCAACTATCAGCAACATCAATATTGATTTCCAAGGGCAGGAGGATGAGGACCAGTCGAAGAGGCAGGTGCACAGGCCGCAGTCGGCAGGTGATGAACATGTGACTCGCAGCGTGCACAAAGACAGCAAGAGAAGAGGGAAACCAGATCcttctccccctgtctcccccgTTAAGCTCCCTCTGAAGTCTGTATCAGGTGTTGTCAGCAGGGGAGGAGACGAGAGACGGGCACCCAACGGATTGTTAGACATTCAGCCACGGGCCACGCCAAAGCCCGgggatacattttctgttttggggGAGAAGCAGATGTCAGATGTGGATGATAAGGATGATACCATGGAGTTACTTCAAGAGGCTCACATGCAGAAGCCAAAACTAGAAGTCGAGAAAGAGGCTGCTCCTTCTGTCACTGAGAGCAGATCTGCACACAAATCTAAAACAGAAACTGTCGGAGTGGGTGTGGAAGTGAATATGGACAATAAAGGTGACACCATTAATCTTCTCAAGGGGGATCCAACTCAACACCTACATGCCTCAGACACCCAA GAAAATTTAGAATCTACTGAAAAGCTGTTAGAGCCGTTCAATCCAACACTG gAGCCCGAGATTGAGCCATCTCCCTTACCAGTGAAAAAGCCAGGACCGATCAAGGACACGAGAGGGACACATGGGGATCAGGACAAG GTGGCTGCTTCTAGACCTTTACCTCCACCTCCTGttgagagcagagctgtggaggagaggaagaggagcaagaggagcaCAGAGGGCAAGAAACCTGACGTGGCTGCGACGTCCACACCAGTGAGTTCCTTTAAGAAGGGATTGTTACCACTGCCACAGGTGAGG GATCGTCCTTTGTCCgccagagagagaaggagactgAGACAGTCCCATGAATGTTCCATTCAACCAG GTGTTGATCCTGTAAGAAGAGCTTCTTATGATGTCACCTCTACTAAGGCTGAGTGCTACAATGCCCCAGTCACCAGTAGATCTGTGTCAGACACTATGCCTGGGACCATCAGTAAG CAAGATAAGTTGCAGGAGCAAAGGTCAGATGATGATGAATGCAGCTCATCCACGAGTTCCACAGAGCGTTCGGAGGGAGACTGCAGGGAGAG GAAGACTGAGTCCAGCGACATGCAGGATTTAGTCCTTATGATGACACAAACATTGAGAATGGATGTCGGAGATGGTGTGAGCGAGGTGGACAAAAGCAGATTTGGTTCTACTACACTGCCAGAATTTAAACTGAACAGGCGGTATCGGGACACCCTGATGCTTCATGGGAAGGCacgagaggaagcagagaaCTTGTCAGTCGGTGAAATACGAATGG AGGGCTCCCCATCTGGCCCAGCCAAGATAAGGAGAGCCATAGAACAACTGAGGACAGATGTGGTGAAGGGCCTGGGGGTCAAGCTGCTGGACAAAGTGCTGGAaatcatggaggaggaggatgacgcCATACGAGAA CTTTGCCTTCGTGACCAGATGGGTGATGAGAAATACCAAGCGTACGCTGTGATGGTGAGGCAGCTGAAATTCTTTGAGGACATTGCCTTCAAGGTTTAA